One Gemmatimonadales bacterium genomic window, CATCACGTAGTCGTGCGTGCTCGCGATGAAGAGGTGCTCGATCCAGTCATCTTCCTTGGTCGTGGCACCGGTCAGGCCCTTGCCGCCCCGCCGCTGCCGCCGATAGGTCGACACCGGGGTCCGCTTGATGTATCCGGTGTGCGAGATGGTGATGACCATGTCCTCTTCGACGATCAGATCCTCGATCGAGAAGTCGCTCTGATCGGGAATGATCTCGGTGCGGCGGTCGTCTCCGAAGGTCTCGGCGACTTCCGCCATCTCGTCTTTGAGGATCTGCATCCGCTTCTCGACGGACGCCAGGATCGACTCCAACTCCGCGATGATCGCCCGCACTTCGGCAAGCTCGGCTTCGAGCTTCTCGATCTCGAGGCCGGTCAGCTTGGCGAGCCGCATGTTGAGGATCGCTTCGCTCTGCTTCTCGGAAAGCTTGAAGCGCTTGCGCAGCCGGTCGTCGGCGTCGTCGACGTCCTTCGAGCTCCTGATGATGCTCACGACCTCGTCGATGTTGTCGACGGCGATCTTGAGACCTTCCAGGATGTGTTCCCGCGCCTTGGCCTGATCGAGGTCGAACTGGGTCCGCCGAACGATGATCTCGTGGCGATGGCTGATGTAATGCTGCAGCATTTCCTTCAGGTTCATCACCCGCGGCTGGCCGCCGACCAGCGCGAGATTGATGACCCCGAAGGTCGACTGCATCGAGGTGTGCTTGTAAAGCTGGTTCAGCACCACATGGGCCATCGCATCGCGCTTGAGTTCGATGACCAGGCGCATGCCGTCGCGGTCGGACTCGTCGCGCACCGCCGAGATGCCTTCGATCTTCTTGTCAACCGCCAGCTGGGCAATGTCCTTGGCCAGGGTGGCTTTGTTGACCTGATAGGGTAGCTCGGTCACCACGATCGCGGTTCGGCCCGAGGACTCCTTCTCCTCGATCTGCGCCCGCGCCCGCATCACGACCTTGCCGCGGCCGGTTTCGTAGGCCTCGCGAATGCCCTGTACGCCGTAGATGTATCCGCCCGTCGGGAAGTCCGGGCCCGTGATGTGCCTGGTGAGATCCTGGATCGTCGCCTCAGGATTGTCGACCAGCACCTCGATGGCTTTGCAGACTTCGCGCAGATTGTGCGGCGGGATGTTGGTCGCCATGCCGACCGCGATACCGCTCGAACCGTTGACCAGGAGGTTCGGAATCTTCGACGGCAGCACGGTCGGTTCCTGCAGCCGATCGTCGAAGTTCGGCTGAAACGCGACCGTGTTCTTGTCGATGTCCTCGAGCAGCGTCACCGCAATTCTGGTCAGCTTCGCTTCGGTGTACCGATAGGCTGCGGCAGGATCGCCGTCGACGGAACCGAAGTTGCCCTGCCCATCAACCAGGGGGTAGCGCAGCGAAAAGTCCTGGACCATGCGGACCAAGGCATCGTACACCGGGGAGTCGCCGTGCGGGTGATACTTACCCAGCACTTCGCCGACGACGGTTGCCGATTTCTTGTAAGGACGGCCGGGCACCAGGCCCAGCTCGTTCATCGCATTCAGGATCCGGCGGTGTACCGGCTTCAAACCGTCGCGCACGTCCGGCAGGGCGCGCGAGACGATCACGCTCATCGAATAGTTGATGAAGCTCTGCCTCATCTCCTCTTCGATCGTGCGCGGAAGAATCCGCTCGCGCGAATGAGGTGCGGTCATGAGACTCGGGTGTTCGGGAAGAGATTTGAGGCCGCCCGGACCTGGGCTGCCAAAGCGGAGAAATATAGTCGCCATCGGGGCCCGGTAGCAACCATGGCTCTGCGGCGTAAGTTATTTTTTCATAAGGGTTTGAAAGGCGTCTCCCCGGTGGTCTGGGTGGGGTTCGATCCGGGCGGCAACCCCGCCGCGGACCGGCCCCGTCCAATCAGACGGCTGGCTCCCGTTGCGGACCCTTGATTCAGGCGATAGGTTCTGTCGTGAGCCGAACAAATACCGAACGACCCTTCTCGAAGGGCACCCTTGGTATCGAACCGCACCCCCATCACCTCAGGCGACTGAGGCGGACGCCAGACTCGGCTCGGCAGGTTCAGCACATCCACACATCTCGAGGGTCGTCGTTAGATGCTCAGTGATATTCGGTACGCCGTCAGGTCCCTCCTGCGATCCCCCGGTTTTTCTCTGGCCGTGATCCTGACTCTGGGGCTCGGCATCGGTGCCAACACCGCGATCTTCTCGGTCGTCCGGGCCGTGCTGCTCAAGCCGCTGCCCCATCAGGACGGCGACCGGCTGGTGTATCTGCGCCAATCGGCTGACGGGCTGGGTGCCGAGAATATCGCGTTCTCGGTGCCTGAGATTCTCGATTTCCGGGACGGCGCCAAGAGCTTCGAGGGCATCGCCGAGTATTCGGGCATGACCTATACGCTGCAGGGCACTGACGACGCGGTCAGGATCAATGTCGGCCTGGTCACCGGGAACTATTTCAGTGTCATGGGTCTCAAGCCGGTGCTCGGTCGGCTGACGACGCCCGAGGACGACGGCACCGGCGTGCCGCCCGTGATGGTGCTCACCCACGAGTACTGGCTCAATCGCTTTCGGGGCGACAGCAGCATCGTCGGCAAGACGGTGCTGGTCGACAACCGGGCGGTCACCGTGATCGGGGTGGTCCAATCGGCGCCGAACTTTCCGAATCGGATGGATGTGCTGATGAACATGGTCATCAGCGAGCACCATACCAGCGCCACCATGGTGCATGGCCGGACCCACCGGATGACCGAGATGGTTGCCCGGCTGGCGCCCGGCGCCACGCTGGCGCAGGCACGAGGCGAGGTGGCCGACATCCGCAAGCGGGTCCAGATCGATCACCCCGATGCTTACGACGCGGCGTCGAACTACACCGTCACGGTCACGCCGCTCAAGGAGGTGCTTGGTGAGCGGGCCCGGCTGACACTCTGGCTGCTGATGGGCGCCGCGGCATTCGTGCTGATCATTGCCTGCGCCAACGTGGCGAATCTGACCCTGATGCGCGGAGTGCGGCGCGAGCACGAGCTGGTGGTGCATACGGCGCTGGGTGCCGGAACGGCCAAGCTGCGTCAGTTGCTGCTGGTGGAGAATGGCCTCCTGGTGCTGGCCGGCAGCCTGGTTGGTCTGCTGGTGGCGTTTGGCGGTGTGGGCATGCTGGCATCACTGGTGGCGCGCTCCTCGCCGCGCGCGGGTGAGATCCGGGTCGACCTCGCAGTCCTGGGTTTTACGCTGGCGCTGGCCGTCGTGGTGGCGCTGCTGCTCTCGTACGCGCCGGGGCTGGTCAAGGAGCGAGTCCTGGCTGCCACCCTGGCCGGGGCCGGAAAATCGTCGGCCGGGCGCGGGCGTCAGCGGTTGCAGCGAGCGCTCGTTGTTGCGCAGGTAGCAGTCTCGGTCATCCTGCTGACCGGCGCCGGCCTGCTGACACGGTCGATGCTGCGCCTCGCAGAGGTCGATACCGGGTTCGATGCGGGTAACGAAGTGCTCACCATGCAGGTGGCGGTCGACGAGGCGGGCCGAAGTCCGGCCGATCAGGTCGCACTCTATCAGCGGATGCAGGCCGAGTTGTCGGGCATTCCGGGTGTGATGGAGGTCGGGGTGGGGTCGACCATGCCGCTGGCCAACAGCTTCCAGCTCGAGGTCAAAGCGGAGGGTCGCGAAATCGCACCCGACGAGCCGATGCCGCGCGCCGACTATCGGACCGCCAGCCCGGAGTTCTTCCGGGCCGCCGGCGTGCCAATCATTGCCGGACGTGCGTTCGATGCAACCGACGGGCAGGGCACCGCGATGGTGGTGATCATCAACAAGACGCTGGCCGATCGGCTCTTTCCCGGGCTCGATCCGATCGGTCGCCGGGTGGCGTGGACCGGCGATGTGCTGCGGTTCATTCCGGTGAGCGGCGACTGGCGCACCGTGGTCGGTGTGGTGGCCGACACCAAGGACGACGGGCTCGACGGCGGTTCGCGGCCGGTGCTCTTCCAGCCGCTGGCGCAGGGGATCTTCGGCGGCGGGCTCGTGATTCGCGCCCGCGGCGACGCGGCCACCATGGCGCCAGCCGCAACCCAGTTGGTGCGCAAGATCGCGCCGCGGGCCCCGATCGAGAATGTTCGGACCGTGGCAGAGCTCAAGGGAGAACGCGTGGCTCCTCGGCGGCTCAATGCGACGCTCGTGGCCGCCTTCGGTGCGCTCGCGGTGCTGATTGCTGCAGTCGGTATTGCGGGTGTGCTGGCCTTTTCCGTCAGTGCCCGCACCCGGGAAATCGGGATTCGCATGAGCCTCGGCGCCGACAGCGGTCGGGTCCAGCGGATGATCATCTCGGAGGGTGGCATTCTCCTCGGGTTGGGTCTGGCGCTCGGCCTGATCGGATCGCTGCTGGCGACCCGCCTGATCCAGGGGCTGCTCTACGGCGTGGCGCCTCACGATCCCTCGACCTTGCTTGGCGTCGCGCTCCTGATGGCGGTGATCGGACTGATCGCCTGCTGGATTCCGGCGTTGCGTGCCGCGCGGATCGATCCTGGCGTGGTGATTCGCGCTCAATAGAGGACGTTTGGCGGACCGGCGACCCTCCGGGTCGTAGCAATGAGGCGGACGTCGTGATATTCTCTCCGGCGTCCGCTTCGTCGTTCTTGGAACGCGTTCCCACCCGGAGTTGCCACTATGGTCAATCGCCGTTCGTTTCTGTGGTCATCGTCCGCCGCTGCCTTGGGTGTCCTGCCGGCTTCGCGGGCCATTGCCGGGCTGTATCCAGGACAGGCTGATGCCCTCGCCCTGCAGTCATCCGATCCGCTCGCCCGGATGATAGTCGTCAACGCACTGGGCGGTCTGAATGACGGATACGGCTCTCCTCCGCCGGTGCCGCCAACCCTCGGGACAGCGGAAGCTCGGGCGGCAGCCAAGGCGTCCGGCATGACGGCGCTCAACATGACGGTCGCCTCCGGTCCCGACTTCGAAGCAACCGTCGCGGCCATTGGCCGGTACAACGCATTTGTACGAGAGCATTCGAACGATTTCCTGACGGTGCTGACGACCGAGGACATCCGACGAGCCAAAGCCGAGAAGAAGGTTGGGATCATCTACGGTTTCCAGAACGCCGCAATGCTGGGCGACAAGGTCGATCGGGTCGACATCTTTGCCAATCTGGGCGTTCGGAGCATTCAGCTGACCTACAACTCGCTCAACCAGCTCGGCGGCGGTTCGATGGCTCCGGGCGATCCTGGCCTCACTCCATTCGGGCGAGAGGCGGTTGCCCGTCTCAATGAGTGCCGCGTGATGGTCGACCTGTCACACAGCGGGCGGCAGATCTGCCTCGACGCCGCCCGAGCGTCGAAGGCGCCGATTGCTATCAGTCACACCGGCTGCAAGGCGCTGGTCGACTATCCCCGCAACAAGACCGACGAAGAACTCAAGCTGGTGGCCGATCGCGGTGGCTTCATCGGAATCTATTTCGTGATGTTCGTAGCCATGGGGCGAGAGGCTACGACGGACGATGTCGTTGCGCACATCCGGCATGCCGTCAAAGTCTGTGGCATCGATCATGTCGGAATCGGCAGCGACTACGGCATTGTCGAAACCAAGGATCAGGCGGCTGCGCGCGCTTACTGGGGGAACTTCGTGCGCCGCCGGGTTGCCGCCGGCAGCGCGGCGATTGGCGAGGACCCCGAGGTACTGCCGTATGCGCGCGGGCTGACCGGTCCGGAACAGTTCCGGAATCTTCACCGCGCTCTCGAGAAGGCCGGCTTCAACTCCGCAGCAATCGAGAAGATTCTCGGCCAGAACTACCTTCGGTACGCGAAGGAGATCTGGGGCGCCTGAGCTGTTGCCTCGAAGCACGAGCGCCCGGACGCATCCTCGCGTCCGGGCGCTCTGTCTTGGGGTAGCTGCGTCAGCTCAACGGGGTCGATCCCAGGTGTCGACCGGTTTGGTGTCCTGTCGATACATCTCGGGCACCACCCAGTAGCTGTCGCCATAGCGGCGCTGGGTCGGCCAGACTTCGTCGAGCGACATCGCGTCGTAGAGCGTGCCGGCCTTCATGACGTAACGGATGCCGGCAGTATTGCGGATGTCGTCGAGCGGGTTGCCATCCAGCACCATCAGGTCGCCCAGCTTGCCGACCGAGATCGAGCCCAGGTCATCCTCCATGCCGAGGAAAATGGCGCCGTGAAGACTGGCGACCTCGAGTGCGGTCATGGCGCCGGCCGCCTTGGCCAGCATCCAGACATCCCAGTGCGAACCGAGCCCGGGCTGCTGGCCGTGCGAACCGACCGACGAGTAGCCGCCGGCGGCGACGATGTCGGCAATCTGCTGCGCCATGATGTCCTTCGAGTAATCGGTCACCGGCCGGGTGATGAACCGCCGAGTGTGGGGAATCAGCTGGCGCCAGGGAATCCAGTGCTGCTGTTTCGCGTCGAGCCAGATCGGGCTCTCCTGCCAGAAGTACTCCTCGTTCCAGGCGCCATAGCCGCTGACCAGCGGCGTGTGGGCGTAGACATAGCGTGACTTGCCGAAGAACGTCGTCAGGTCGGCATAGAGGGGCGCGTGGACCGTGACGTGCTCACCGCCGGTGTGCCCGTCCATCACCATCCCGATCTTGTGCGTCACGTCCGCGCTGCCCTCCGCCGTGGCGCGCATGCCCAGCTGCCGCGCAGCCTCGACCGACCACTGCCGCTGTCGTCGGGTCGGCTGGAGGTACTGCTTCAGCATCACCGCGCCCCATGACTGCCGTCGCCTGATCTCGTTGAGCGCCACCTGCAAGCTCGTCACGTCGTTGGTGCCGGGGGAGTCGCCGTTGGTCAGCGCTTCCGAGACACTGAAGACGCGCGGGCCGATCATCACGCCCGCTTCGATCATCTCGGCGGTCGGAAACGCGGCGGTGGATGAGGTCGAAGGGTCGCTCGTCGTCGTGACGCCGTACGCCAGGTAGATCGCGCTCTCGAAGTTCTGGCGCGGCATCATGCCCAGGTGCTCACGATGATGATGAGCGTGGGTATCGATCCAGCCCGGGATGATCGTTTTGCCGGCCACGTCGACCACCCGATCGGCGCCGGCCGTCGAGCATTCGCCGATGCAGCTGATCCGCCCGTTGCGCACGACCACGGTGCCGCGGTCGATCACGCGGCTCTTGTCGAGCGTGACGATGCGGGCGCCCGTCAACGCGACCGTCCCGCTTGCGATGGCGCGGTTGGCGGTGAGCTTGACGGTCACCGTGTCGGTGCGTCCAGAGCCTGTGTTGTGTGCGAAGAATCGGTCGGCGCTGGCATAGTCGAGCGTCGTGGCGTTCCGCCACCTGGGGAAGAGCCCGCCGGTGGTCGTGAGCGGCTTGGAAGTGAAGGTGCCGCCGGCCTTGGCGATCAACGGAGTCTGGTGGCCCGAGCCGCCGGGAGGAATCGGCGCGAGATAGACGTTGCTGCCCTGCTTGAAGGCAATCCACTGGCCGTCGGGAGACACCGCGGCGTCATCGGCATGGCGCACGTTGGCCACGACGCGCCGGTCGGTGCCGTCGAGCCGGATCGAGGCAACCTCGACGCCAGAACCGTCGGCGCCGAACCCCTTGGAGACCGCGTAGTAGACCCGGCCGTCGTTGCCCATCGTTGGCCGCAGCTGCGCACCCGATCCGGCAACCTGGACGATGCTGGTCTCGGCCCCGCCGTGCGCCGGGATCCGGATCAGGTCGAAGTACGGGTTGCGTCCCAGGGTCGAGGCGCGTGCCGTGGCGCCCGAGCCGCGCGCAACGATGATCTCGCGCCCGTCGAGGGTCCAGGCTGGATTGAGGTACTCGCCGGGCTCGGGTGTGAGGCGCTCGGGAGCGCCACCGCTTGCTGCGATACGCCAGAGACCGCCGCGATTGGTGTCATCCACCGTCGTGAAGGCAATCGACTGCCCGTCGGGAGACCAGGCGGGCTGGAACTCGAGCGGCTGGAAGTCGCTCGGCGTGAGCCGACGGGGCGTGCCGCCTGGCAGGTCCATCAGGTAGATCCGACCCAGCGCCTGGAAGGCGAGACGCTTGCCGTCGGGTGACGCGCTGGCCCAGCGAATGAACCGAACGTCGAAGGCGCCGTCCGACAGCTTGTTCTTGACCCAGATCTGCTCCGACATGGTTCGCTGGACCCGGGCGGTGAACGGAATCGTGCTGACTCCGCCCGTCGCGACGTCGAGTTGTCGAATCTTGCCGCCCTGGTGAATCACAATGCGGTTGTCGGCGGTCCAGCGGTATCCGGGATAGGTGCCGTTGACGGGAATGCTCTCCTCGGCGAGGTCCATCTCGACCGGATCCATGGCGAGGCGTTCGCCGCCCGATTGGAGGTCGCGAATCCAGAGCGCCGAGCGTGGGCCGAAGCGCTGACCTTTATACTCGAGCGTGCCGCCTGGCACTCGACGAATGAACGCGAGGTAGCGGCCGTCCGGGCTGGGCTCGGCGGCATAGGCGCCGCCGCTGGTGCCGCGGTCCTGCTGACCCGCCTCGCCGGCGGTGATCGGGCGCACCTCGCCGGTTCGCAGGTCATACCGGTGGATCTGCACGGCGCCCTTCAGCACATCGTCCTGACCCCAGACCCCGGTTGGGCGCGCGGTATAGACGTCATAGTAGAGGTAGCGTCCGTCGGCCGAGATCACGGGGCGGGACGGCATTCGTCCGGGGTCGCCCTTGACCAGCTCGATGCCGCGGCCCCCGTTGCGGTGGTACATCATGAGGGAGCGGCCGAAGAGGTTCGGTGAGCTCACCACGATCAGGTACTGACCATCGGCGGTCCAGACCGGCGACCGCATCACCGCGCTCGGGTCGGTGACTACGGCCCGCGGGTTCTGTCCGTCCGCGTCCATGATCCAGAGATTGGCCTGTCCGCCGCGATCGGAAATGAACGCGATCTGCTTCCCGTCCGGCGAGATGCGCGGATGCGAATTGACCGCGATGCCGCTCGCGGCTGTCAGGTTCTCCGCATTGCCGCCGGCGATCGGGAGCTTGTAGATGCTGCCGACGAGGTCGAAGACGAGCCATTGCCGGTCGGGGGCGACGTCGATCGACGTCCAGGTGCCCTCGGAAACGGTGAAATCGACTGTCCTCGTCTGACCTCGTGGCTTGGTGACGTCCCACCCGGTATCGGCGGGTGCTTGGGCCTGGGCCCGGGCCTGTGCCTGGGTTGCGGAGGCCGCCACGAGGGCGAGCGCGATCGTGGCGATCGTCTGTCTGGTCGTCGTCATATGGTGTTTGGTCCGAGGTATGATCGGTCAGGCGCGAGCGGGAACCGCCATCAATCAACATACATGCAGTCGTGGCAGACCAGAAACGCCGTTGGTTGCTTGAGTTTCGCCGCGTGGCAGCCGATAACGGTAATAATCGGTCAACCGGGGTCGGAGGCTATGCTTCGCGACGATGCAGCGCCGCCTTCGGAGGAAGCGGGTGTCGAGCTTCTTCCCGTCAGAATGTTGAATGAGTTTGCCTACTGCCCTCGCCTGTTCTATCTGATGCACGTGGAGGGTCGGTGGGAAGACAACGAGTTTACCCTCGAGGGGCGTGAAGCCCATCGAAGGGTCGACCGCACTGACCAGCTCCTTCCCGATCCAGACCATACCGAAGGAGCATCTGACGACGGGGACGACGAGCCTGTCGTTGTTCGGTCCGTCAGCCTGGGCAGTCTTGGGTTGGGCCTCACCGCCAAACTCGACTTGGTCGAGGCGGCCGGAGATGCTGCTGTTCCCGTCGATACGAAACGGGGACGGGTGCCTCAGAACCCGGACAGGAGCTGGGAGCCGGAGCGAGTCCAGCTCATGGCGCAGGGCTTGTTGCTTCGTGAGCACGGTTACCGCTGCGATACGGGTATTCTGTACTTCGCCGGCTCCCGGAGCCGCGTCACGATCCCGCTCACAGCGTCGCTCGAGCAGCGGACACACGAACTCATCCAGCAAGCACGAGAGGTGGCTCGGACCAGGGCTATTCCGCCACCCCTGGACGATAGCCCGAAGTGCAACGGCTGCTCGCTTGCGGGGATCTGCCTTCCTGATGAGACCCTTGCGCTGAAGCGCCCCGATGCGTCGTCGGCCCGGTCGGGTGGGTCTGATGAGAGCAGCGAGGCCGAAGGTGTCGCGGTTCGTCGGTTCTTCCCGCCCCGCGTCCATGCCATGCCCCTGTACATCCAGGAACAGGGGGCTCGGGTGGGTAAGCGCGGCGAGCGGCTGATCATTTCCAAAGAGAACGTGGTCCTCAGCGAGGCTCGCCTGAAGGACATCTCGCAGGTCGTGCTCATGGGCAACGTGTCGGTGACGGCGCAGTGCCTTCACCTGCTGTGCGAGTCGGGCATCCCGGTGGTACATCTGTCAACCGGGCATTGGTTCTACGGCACCACCACTGGCATAACGCTTCGGAACGCCTACGATCGCGCTGCGCAGTACGCCGCGGCGGGAGATCCTGTCCGTGCACTGACGTTGGCAAAGGCCATCGTGCTGGGAAAGGGCCTGAATCAGCGAACCCTCCTCGGGCGCAACGTTCGCCCGCGCCCGGTGCTGACGCTCAAGGAGATGTCCATGTATCTCAGCCGGGTTCCCTCGGCTGCGACGCGGGACGAGCTGCTTGGGCTCGAGGGCGCGACGGCGGCAAAGTACTTCAGTCGGTTTGCGGAGCTGTTGCGACCGCGTGACTTCGAGGCGGAGCTCGATTTCGAGGGGCGGAACCGTCGGCCTCCGACCGACCCAGTCAACGCCCTTCTGTCGTTCGGATACGCGGTTCTCGTCAAAGAATGTACGGTTGCACTCTTGGCTGAGGGTCTCGACCCATGGTGGGGGATCTACCATCAGCCTCGACATGGACGTCCTGCGCTGGCGCTCGACCTGATGGAGGAGTTCAGACCGCTGATCGTCGACAGCTCGGTGATTAGCGCCATCAACACGGGCATGGTGACGGGGAAGTCCTTCCAGCGGACTGCAGCGGCGTGTGCTCTGACGCCTCAGGGTCGAAAGAACTACTTGCGCGCCTATGAGGGTCGGATGGACGAGCTGGTGACGCACCCGGTCTTCGAGTATCGGTGTTCGTGGCGGACGGTGGTTCGGCTGCAGGCGCGCCTCCTCGCTCGGTGGTTGCGCGGGGATATTCCTGACTACGTACCAATCCGGACGAGGTAGCGTGCGGCGTCGATACGTGATCAGTTACGACGTGTCGGACGACAAGCGCCGTGCTCGGCTCTACCAGCTCTTGCTTGGATACGGGAATCACGTACAGTTCAGTGTGTTCTTTGCGGACCTGACATCGCAGGAGCTGATCGTTCTTCGGGGTAGGATTCGCAACGTCGTGAACGAAGTCGAGGATCAGTGCCTGCTCGTGGACTTAGGCCGCGAGTCCAGGCCGTTGGAAAACACCCTGGAGGTTGT contains:
- the cas2 gene encoding CRISPR-associated endonuclease Cas2, translated to MRRRYVISYDVSDDKRRARLYQLLLGYGNHVQFSVFFADLTSQELIVLRGRIRNVVNEVEDQCLLVDLGRESRPLENTLEVVGRPYQPPARSTIV
- a CDS encoding PD40 domain-containing protein, coding for MTTTRQTIATIALALVAASATQAQARAQAQAPADTGWDVTKPRGQTRTVDFTVSEGTWTSIDVAPDRQWLVFDLVGSIYKLPIAGGNAENLTAASGIAVNSHPRISPDGKQIAFISDRGGQANLWIMDADGQNPRAVVTDPSAVMRSPVWTADGQYLIVVSSPNLFGRSLMMYHRNGGRGIELVKGDPGRMPSRPVISADGRYLYYDVYTARPTGVWGQDDVLKGAVQIHRYDLRTGEVRPITAGEAGQQDRGTSGGAYAAEPSPDGRYLAFIRRVPGGTLEYKGQRFGPRSALWIRDLQSGGERLAMDPVEMDLAEESIPVNGTYPGYRWTADNRIVIHQGGKIRQLDVATGGVSTIPFTARVQRTMSEQIWVKNKLSDGAFDVRFIRWASASPDGKRLAFQALGRIYLMDLPGGTPRRLTPSDFQPLEFQPAWSPDGQSIAFTTVDDTNRGGLWRIAASGGAPERLTPEPGEYLNPAWTLDGREIIVARGSGATARASTLGRNPYFDLIRIPAHGGAETSIVQVAGSGAQLRPTMGNDGRVYYAVSKGFGADGSGVEVASIRLDGTDRRVVANVRHADDAAVSPDGQWIAFKQGSNVYLAPIPPGGSGHQTPLIAKAGGTFTSKPLTTTGGLFPRWRNATTLDYASADRFFAHNTGSGRTDTVTVKLTANRAIASGTVALTGARIVTLDKSRVIDRGTVVVRNGRISCIGECSTAGADRVVDVAGKTIIPGWIDTHAHHHREHLGMMPRQNFESAIYLAYGVTTTSDPSTSSTAAFPTAEMIEAGVMIGPRVFSVSEALTNGDSPGTNDVTSLQVALNEIRRRQSWGAVMLKQYLQPTRRQRQWSVEAARQLGMRATAEGSADVTHKIGMVMDGHTGGEHVTVHAPLYADLTTFFGKSRYVYAHTPLVSGYGAWNEEYFWQESPIWLDAKQQHWIPWRQLIPHTRRFITRPVTDYSKDIMAQQIADIVAAGGYSSVGSHGQQPGLGSHWDVWMLAKAAGAMTALEVASLHGAIFLGMEDDLGSISVGKLGDLMVLDGNPLDDIRNTAGIRYVMKAGTLYDAMSLDEVWPTQRRYGDSYWVVPEMYRQDTKPVDTWDRPR
- the gyrA gene encoding DNA gyrase subunit A produces the protein MTAPHSRERILPRTIEEEMRQSFINYSMSVIVSRALPDVRDGLKPVHRRILNAMNELGLVPGRPYKKSATVVGEVLGKYHPHGDSPVYDALVRMVQDFSLRYPLVDGQGNFGSVDGDPAAAYRYTEAKLTRIAVTLLEDIDKNTVAFQPNFDDRLQEPTVLPSKIPNLLVNGSSGIAVGMATNIPPHNLREVCKAIEVLVDNPEATIQDLTRHITGPDFPTGGYIYGVQGIREAYETGRGKVVMRARAQIEEKESSGRTAIVVTELPYQVNKATLAKDIAQLAVDKKIEGISAVRDESDRDGMRLVIELKRDAMAHVVLNQLYKHTSMQSTFGVINLALVGGQPRVMNLKEMLQHYISHRHEIIVRRTQFDLDQAKAREHILEGLKIAVDNIDEVVSIIRSSKDVDDADDRLRKRFKLSEKQSEAILNMRLAKLTGLEIEKLEAELAEVRAIIAELESILASVEKRMQILKDEMAEVAETFGDDRRTEIIPDQSDFSIEDLIVEEDMVITISHTGYIKRTPVSTYRRQRRGGKGLTGATTKEDDWIEHLFIASTHDYVMFFSNQGQVYWLKVHEIPQGGRATRGKPIIQCIAIRPDEQITALVPVREFSDNRWLIFATRQGTVKKSVLSDYGNPRANGIIAINIEEGDELIDVQLTDGNNDIVLATKDGMSIRFHESDVRQMGRATAGVKGIELGKDDRVIGMVVIRRDATLLVVSEKGFGKRSELTEYRVQKRGGKGIITFHNTDKTGDCVALKEVQPDDELMMITRVGVIIRLPVDGIRVIGRNTQGVRVMNLDAGDTIVGVARVVKEDESETEANEPAQAPE
- a CDS encoding ABC transporter permease, which translates into the protein MLSDIRYAVRSLLRSPGFSLAVILTLGLGIGANTAIFSVVRAVLLKPLPHQDGDRLVYLRQSADGLGAENIAFSVPEILDFRDGAKSFEGIAEYSGMTYTLQGTDDAVRINVGLVTGNYFSVMGLKPVLGRLTTPEDDGTGVPPVMVLTHEYWLNRFRGDSSIVGKTVLVDNRAVTVIGVVQSAPNFPNRMDVLMNMVISEHHTSATMVHGRTHRMTEMVARLAPGATLAQARGEVADIRKRVQIDHPDAYDAASNYTVTVTPLKEVLGERARLTLWLLMGAAAFVLIIACANVANLTLMRGVRREHELVVHTALGAGTAKLRQLLLVENGLLVLAGSLVGLLVAFGGVGMLASLVARSSPRAGEIRVDLAVLGFTLALAVVVALLLSYAPGLVKERVLAATLAGAGKSSAGRGRQRLQRALVVAQVAVSVILLTGAGLLTRSMLRLAEVDTGFDAGNEVLTMQVAVDEAGRSPADQVALYQRMQAELSGIPGVMEVGVGSTMPLANSFQLEVKAEGREIAPDEPMPRADYRTASPEFFRAAGVPIIAGRAFDATDGQGTAMVVIINKTLADRLFPGLDPIGRRVAWTGDVLRFIPVSGDWRTVVGVVADTKDDGLDGGSRPVLFQPLAQGIFGGGLVIRARGDAATMAPAATQLVRKIAPRAPIENVRTVAELKGERVAPRRLNATLVAAFGALAVLIAAVGIAGVLAFSVSARTREIGIRMSLGADSGRVQRMIISEGGILLGLGLALGLIGSLLATRLIQGLLYGVAPHDPSTLLGVALLMAVIGLIACWIPALRAARIDPGVVIRAQ
- the cas1 gene encoding CRISPR-associated endonuclease Cas1, encoding MLRDDAAPPSEEAGVELLPVRMLNEFAYCPRLFYLMHVEGRWEDNEFTLEGREAHRRVDRTDQLLPDPDHTEGASDDGDDEPVVVRSVSLGSLGLGLTAKLDLVEAAGDAAVPVDTKRGRVPQNPDRSWEPERVQLMAQGLLLREHGYRCDTGILYFAGSRSRVTIPLTASLEQRTHELIQQAREVARTRAIPPPLDDSPKCNGCSLAGICLPDETLALKRPDASSARSGGSDESSEAEGVAVRRFFPPRVHAMPLYIQEQGARVGKRGERLIISKENVVLSEARLKDISQVVLMGNVSVTAQCLHLLCESGIPVVHLSTGHWFYGTTTGITLRNAYDRAAQYAAAGDPVRALTLAKAIVLGKGLNQRTLLGRNVRPRPVLTLKEMSMYLSRVPSAATRDELLGLEGATAAKYFSRFAELLRPRDFEAELDFEGRNRRPPTDPVNALLSFGYAVLVKECTVALLAEGLDPWWGIYHQPRHGRPALALDLMEEFRPLIVDSSVISAINTGMVTGKSFQRTAAACALTPQGRKNYLRAYEGRMDELVTHPVFEYRCSWRTVVRLQARLLARWLRGDIPDYVPIRTR
- a CDS encoding membrane dipeptidase, whose amino-acid sequence is MVNRRSFLWSSSAAALGVLPASRAIAGLYPGQADALALQSSDPLARMIVVNALGGLNDGYGSPPPVPPTLGTAEARAAAKASGMTALNMTVASGPDFEATVAAIGRYNAFVREHSNDFLTVLTTEDIRRAKAEKKVGIIYGFQNAAMLGDKVDRVDIFANLGVRSIQLTYNSLNQLGGGSMAPGDPGLTPFGREAVARLNECRVMVDLSHSGRQICLDAARASKAPIAISHTGCKALVDYPRNKTDEELKLVADRGGFIGIYFVMFVAMGREATTDDVVAHIRHAVKVCGIDHVGIGSDYGIVETKDQAAARAYWGNFVRRRVAAGSAAIGEDPEVLPYARGLTGPEQFRNLHRALEKAGFNSAAIEKILGQNYLRYAKEIWGA